The genomic window CCGCACCAGGAGGAATAGTTAATGAAAATCCGTAGCATTCAATTTTGCTTCCCAATTCGTCCACGTCCTCTTCGACAGTTTGGGTTCTTGTAAATTTTAATGTCATCTCTCTCCATCGAAGAGAAAAGCTAGCAGAAAATTCCTCACCTTGAAGTGAAGCAGCCTACACAGTagaattttattaattaagcattTATAGGAGTCATGTAAAGACATTGTTAGACCTTTGCAGCAGTAGCAGGCGCAGTAGCATCTACGTTTTCTTCTGCCCGTGAAACGTAATGAGCTACTTCAAAAACAGCAGAATTCAAAATGGTCCATACATCCGTATTATGATGTTTCAGTATGCTGAGAAACAGGTCAAAAGACGAAGGTCCTTTTTTCGGTAGAATATCAAGGAGCAGCTTTTGGCGTTCAGCATGCGACAGCATGTCTCTTCTAAAACTAGAAAGTGAGCTCCGCTCTTCGGAACTAATTAGTCCATTTTCATATAAACGGTCATACAGTGTGAGAGAGTCGCGCCAATTAGCTACCACTTCTGAAAAGAACGACTCATTGATTAGCAGCCAACGCTTATCATTATGCTCTTCCTCGCGCTTCCTAAGCATTTTGACGACAACAGATTCTTGCCCTTCCGCATCCGAAAGCACCTTCAGAAACCTCTCGTAGGATCTTAGCCCCTTTTGCGGAAGAATGTTGATAAGCAGCACTTTGGACTGttcagaaggagaaagacTGCGTAGCAATTTGTACTCTTTGTTACTTATAAGATGCGAAGCAAAGAGGTGATCAAGACAAGGAAGCCAAACTTCCGCTATATCTGACAAAAGTGGCTGAACGTACTCCCATCGGGGATTCTTGcccattttcttctctcgtaATGAATCCCGGTCACTTGTTTCAACTTCCTCAGGATGTGGATAAAAATTAAACATCCGTGCAACCCTTGGTTGCTCATTCAGCATTGCAAAAAGCTTGTCGTACACTTTTCGTCCCAGTTTTTCTGGCAGAAGTTCAACAAGCAGAGTGCGGCATTGCTCCAATCGAGACAGAGTGCGGAGATACACATATTCTCTTGGAGTGACGAGACGCTGCCAGAAAATCTTCTCAAGATTAGGAACCCAGGTGTCAACCAATTTCGGCAAGATCGGTCGAACAACGGAATCCCATCGAGGATCCCACTCCCATCGAGGATCCCACTCCCATTCAGGATCCCACTCCCATTCCCGTCGAGAATGTAAACACCTGTAAGGATAAAAATCCCGTCGAGGAATACAATCATCTTGATCCAAAACCGGTCGAGATTCTAAACCATATCTTGAAAAATCTTGCCGAAGACGACAAATGACATCGGCCGCCTCCTCTGAGTCCTCATACGACGAATAAGGAGCATCTTGGCTGAGTTCAGATGCTTTAGACTCACTATCGTTATGAACTTGAAGAGGCCATTTGCTGGCTTCCCTTACCGCCTCGGCGATCAACTTCGATGCTTTGTTCCTCTCTAGCACCGCGAGAAAAGCATTGAACGTCCCTTTACCCTTCCCCGGCAAAATTTCAAGCAACGTTTTGCACTGGTTAGGCGAGGAAAGTTCGCGCAGCGATCTGTATTCTGTTTCACTGACAAGATCCGACGATAAGAGCTCGTCTAGGTCTGGACGCCAATAAGCGACCAAATCCGACAAGACAGGTTGAACAAGCGACCATTCACGATCACGATCTGACGTAGAACTCATTCTCTACTCAGTTCAGTATACGGGTCTTAcgattgatgacgtcattattgtAAATGGGAGAATAATCCGCGACTTGCTTTTCAGAAGCCGCTATATAACCGGGGGTTGCCAGAGACTCGTTGCCTCCCCAAAGAAAGACATAAAGTGCAGAAAAATTACCCTGGGCTTCAATGCAAATtctaaaattgaaaatcgtGCAGAAAAGAGACAGCCAGCAAAAAAAAAGCAGATGCAGCAACCCTACGACAAAGTTAGTGTAAACAATTTATTTTGGAGAATCAAAGGTTGGATTCTCCTGATTCGGATCCACCTGTTGATATGTCAGGTTATTGTAGGCAACGTCATCGACCTGATCAGTCGATGAAAACAGCGGATTTCCTTCAGACACACTAACGTGAGACGAGGAAGACTCGCAGGCTTGAATGCTGACAGCTACAAGAAAAGCACTGTAACACAGTCATACACACGTATCTTATTCTTATGAACCAAGAACTTTATTCTCGCCCAGACTTTCCGCTTCACCGCTGGCATCTTGCGAAGAAACAGGTTCGTCAACTCTATTGAGGGTTACAAGTACGGAATGCCAAAAGAGGTTACAGAAAATATCCTGAATTAAAGAAAGGCTTATTTATGCCTTACCTTTTATGATGTAGGCCTAAGTCCGCCTCTGGCCTTCTGCTACTTTCGGTTAATGAGACTGATCTTGATTCCCGAATAGCCGTCGTTGAAGGGCTGGCGGCGTTTTCAATAACTCCATTTTCAAATGAAGAATGAGTTTCGTTGGCAGCAGTTTGCAACAGAGGAGTTCTTTCAGTAGCGTCTCTGGAAAATGCATTTTGTCTCCTCCCAAATCTTGCTGCATATACAATATCGTATACCTTTCCCTTTCGCTGTTCACTTCAACCGGCTCTGCCAAACTGCGTTCATGACTGGGGGACGGATGCTGGTCATGTCCGGGGCGTCCTCTTCCTGTAACTATAAATGTGAACATGATGATCAAGACGACACAATGAGTACAATCACTTCgtaaatttcgcattttccGAAAGCAATTGCGCCAAAACACAACCGAATCCTTAAAAGTTTGCCTGACAGTCCAACTCCAAAGCATATAGAGAAGGGGGGTCAGAGCGCTTAATGACGCAAAATCTAATGCAAGAATGAACAACGACTCGTGCTCGGCAAGAGTCTTATTATCGTCAAAAATGATTAGCATTGcctaaaataaatgaatttgTCAATAATTTAACTGCACTTTCGTTGTAGACTTACTGCTAACGGAAGCCACGTAATATAAAAAAGTACAAAAAAGCTTAGGAGCATTCTTGTAGCCATCATCTCCCTCAGAAACTATTGAAAAATGTTGATTTGTCCGTTGTTACCTCTTTCAAGCTGCACATCATCTTGTGTTGCAAGTAATTGACTGTTTTGTGTCCTCTTTGCTTGAAGAAGACATCCCAATAAGAGGACGTCAGTCACAAATAGGAAACAAGCAAAACAGAGCAAAAATAATCTCCTCCTataatagaaaataaaacacGCGTTAGATAACCAACACTGTAATATTTAATGATGAATACGTGTATCTGCTACTAAGTCGTACCATCCAGTAATGATGAAGAAGCATCCAAATTGTGAATCAGAATTGCCAATTGAAAATGACAAAAACATGAACATGAccgagaaaaatgaaaatataACAACTCTTGCTCGCCTTGCGTCAGAACCGCTCACGTGTCTGAGAGCATAAATACGCCAGAATCTAAGGTTACCTTTCTTTAATTTTCTGCTTTGATCATCCACTTGCGATTCTATGTTGCTGATTTTTGTTTGATTGCCGGCGACAATGTCCACAAAGACGAAAATAGATGATTCTTAttcttatttttatttctcccTCATCATTTCGACGTTTAATTTCGAATCCGTTCTCTCCGACGTCTCTTTTCCACTctgaaatcaaataattaatattcaATCACCACTACTATTTACGGAAATATAAACAGCATCTACAGTATTTGTAAAACATATGATAGTGGTTTAGTAATTAATTCTGTTCTACCGGGTTTAGAatcaaggaggaggaaaaaacgcTACGACAAACGCATTGaaccacggattgtagagactgtctctacaatccgtgatTGAACCAGCTGACGCGTTTGTCTTGGAAAAGGAAGTCAAAGACTTATTAGCAATCGTAGAGAACTAGTTTTATTACTTGTAAGAGCAGTCAGGCTTGAAATTATAAAAGGGTCTATAAGAAAATGTCAAACACTTCACAGTGACAACTTGGGACAaagtaaataattttaaaatctATGTTTATCTAAGCAGCGTCATCCTATAGGGCAAAAGCATGAagtataaaaaataaaaagtagAAAATACCTGAATACTTAACAGAAATTTTTCGGATATCTAATCCGAACTTCCAAAAACGTCACTAACTGTTTTGTTCTTCCGCTCTTTACGAAGAGCTTGGCACAAACGATCAACGGTGGCTGACTCGCTTTTGCTTTCCATCCAATACAATAGCATTTGGTATGGTTTCTCCCTTGCCTCTCTCTCATTAACGTCAATCCttttgatttcgttttcgtctataTCAAGTTTCCTCGCAACGTGTTTCCAATCCTTCACGATACGATCAGCTACGCCTTGAAGCTCCTCTGTTGTTGGCTTTCGATTAACGTTCACCAATTCTGATTCTAAATATTTTTGCAGCAATATTATTAGATCAGAACTATCTTTTCAGCTACTATTACCATTACGCTTATCAGTAGTATAAGGCGGCCGTTTTTGAAGCGATTCATGTAtaccttcgtttcttcgagTCCTTTTCGCACCGTGAAAAACCTCTGCCATATATTCATCACTTCTCTTTTCATCTACAAAACTGAAAAACAGAATTAGAACCAAACGAGACAATGATGAGACTTGCTTGTCAGTCGTCACTAACTTAAAAACATTAGTAGTAAGGCTAATATTCTTGAAACTGTGATCTTCTGCAACGGCACCTGGTCCAGAAGCTGCTACTGATCCGAAATTGAATTCTTGATGACTTGAGGATTCCTGCAAAAATTACTAAATATTAGTTGACCTAAACACAAAATTGTCTCTAACGGAATTGGCCGCCGTCGTGCGTTCCCTCTCATGGTCACAACTTCTAAAAACACAATCAAAcgatttttagaaaaaacgAATGTACCTATTCAGCCGCACCTCTCCGCCGTATCGGCACCGGCACCAAACCACACTTTCATACGACGCAGctcttcgtcaacgacgtGCTTGGTCTCGTCAACTAAATGCCACGAGTCTTCGTCGGCGCTGAATCCTTCAATCTCGGCAAGAGTGTTCTGCAATTTGTctccttcctttctttctctaacTTGGCAATAAAACTCAGTTTGCAATCCTGGCATCCCGCGTTTCTTTGCGTCGTCTACGCTAGCAATTATCCACTGCCGCAATTCACTGCAACGTTGCCGTAAAGAGACCAGTTGCGCCTCAGTTGGACGTCCTCGCTCAGTTTCTGAAAAAACGGTCAAGCAGATGCAGTTCTGGATGCCCAAGTAAAGAAACTCTGCGTTGACGCCCCCCACAGGTCGCAGCGGAAACACGAGCCTATTCCGCGACATATTGGTTGGAGCCTTTTTGAAATACTCTCCACTGGAAATAATTCGCGCGGccaagcgaaagaagagcggctCGGGAAAACAGAGGACGTCCCTGGCGGAAATAACGAGAGGAAGCGGAAATGCGTCCTGACCGGAGGAGAAACTTTTGTCGTACTGTGTTTCACCGTCGAAATTATTCTGCAAAAAGCAGGGAGCGAAGTGTCCGTCTTCCTTCTCAACCAGAACATCGAAGTGGCGAAGAATGCCTTTGGCCGACTCGTAGTCACGTTCTTCTACTTCGGCTTGCTTCAGAAGATAATTAACCAGGTAGGAAGAAAGATGACCACTTTGTTTCGCCTTCTGCCAGTCTGTTCTCGCCTTGGCCTGCTTAGGTTTAGAGTGAGCTGAACCGAAAAATGAGGCGAGAACGTGGACCAGCCATTGGGTATCGTGAAAGACAAACTTTTCAAGAAAGGAAACTTCCGGAAAGTAGAACGCAGCGCCCACGTTTGTCAAGTGGACAAGCGCTTCTTTTAGTTCGCTTTCCTCGCCATCAGAAGGAATGCAACAGATTTTTGCGACTTCTCTtatttcttcgatttctgaCACAGAACGCTTGGTTATGCTCTTGAGCTCTCCCAGaacgtcttcaaatttcaacCATCGCGCTGGTtgttccttttctttcttccagAAGCTGTTGCTCATTTTGTTGACTTCACCCCTAATTTCCCTTGCAGTGGGGTCTTCGTCAGCTGTACCCGATGTCTCATtttcgacgaggaagaaatTGTTGTCAGACTGCGACGGATAAATAAAGTGTCCCTGAACATTCTCGCCGGAAAATATGGCATCGACCGAATCGTTGTTCTTTTGAATAACGTCAACGGCTGTTCCTCTTGTTGCCTCTGCTTTTCTGCGATGAGTGGCCACTAGAAAGATAGGAGGAAAATTGACGTCTTCCGCCTCGCCAAGAAACGAGCTTGTCAGCTGCGGAGAATGCGCTACGTGCACGGACGAAGACCAATGTTTCAGAAAGTCCTTGTTGGTCTTCATGCGACAGAGCGTTTGATCAAGTGAAATGATATGCCCATCTTCTGCGTTTTGACGGTAAACGGATTTTGCTTTGTCGGAGAGAAGCTCTGCCCCGTTGAAAACCAGCACGTACATGGAAAGAGCACCAGAGGGCATTAGGGCTGCATGGGCTGTTAGAAACGGTTCTTGCCCGCCAAAGTCAGAGATGGTCATTAGTGACACTCTTGACTGGTTTCCAATTCGTGTTGGATCGTCTACTATTTCTTGTATTTGATTCCGATGCTCTTGAGCCAACTTACTTGGGTTGTCTGCAAGTGGCTTGTCCACTTTGTCATCTAAACCAATAAGCTtctaaattaaatttagTAAAAATCACAAGCTAAAATATTCTAACCTTCAGATGAATCAGAGCTATTTGGAAACAATTCTGAAGTATTTTTATGCTCCTCAGTTTGCTTTTCTAATCTACAGATAATAAAGACTGGCAAAATTCTCAGGTGAAATTTAGGTCTTACTTTCTCTCAGCACTTCCATACATCTGATTCAGCATTTCTTTGTGCTCTTTATGACTCAGTAACCGCCATTGGAAAGCATCTCCCTCAGCAACACTGCTGTGAGACTTTACCATAGTGACACTAGCCTTGCTAAAGTCAATGCCACAGGTGCTGGCCTGCTCTTCAAACTTCTCACCAAGAAGAAGTCGGACAAGACAAGTCTTCCCCACTCCATCCTGGCCTATGACGTTTACACGAACTCGAGCAACTTTCACCGCACCTTCTATAAGAAGACGACTAATTGAAAATGTGCTTGCAAAAATTTACTAGTACTGTAATAGCATTTAGCTAATTACCCTCAAGCATTTTCCCTTCTGAGTCTCTTCGCTGTGTTGGCTCAGGCGTCACTGTTAACTGGGTCTGTCTCGTTAATTTTGCGTACAATCGCCATAAATCGCGCTGCTCTGTCGAATTCATATccaaaggaaaaagaatctGATACGATGCCGATTGAGCAATGACGCGGGGAATATATTCGGGTTGGCGAGGCccaaaaaaaattggaaTAAACTTCCCGGCGGTCGGTTCCTTTGTGAGACATCCGTAAATAATCCGACCTTCGAAGCGACTTCCGAGCCCTTTTTGGGAACCCTCATCCGCCTCCTGGGTGACGTAATGAAAGTAGGAGGGCGTACACACCATGAGAACGTAGTCGCATTCGACGATTTGGCGCTCCATCCATTGAGGCCAGCTGTTGGGCGGATCGTCTTCGTAATATTGATCGATTCTGCAGTCGATTCCGCGATGTCTTAGGTAGTTGGAAAGATTGACCGCGTGAGCGCAATGCaaagtgcgacgacgatcacgaTCGCTCCTGTCCACGACAGCGTCGATAGGTAGGGGATCGTGACAGTAACTTACGAACACTTTCATGACAGACATTTAGGGTTACGTACTAGCGTGCGCACTGCGGGAATTAAATTTCGCGAAATTTAGTGTTCACAAAAATTTCTTGGAAGCACATGCAAAAGTCACCATCCGCGAAATTCAGAGTCGTCAATTGACAAAACATGAAGTCAGAAGATGGCtcagaaaaatgaaaatataATGATCGCACATGCTGTATCCACCACTTGCGAGAGGCGTGTGTGCGTTTGCTTTTAGACACAtacaataaataaactaGTAGTATTGTGCGACAAAAAGGATTTCCTAAACAAAGAGTTCCAGTCATAACAGCAGTACCCTTGTTAATTAGCCCCCCTGCAACGCCAATCAGCGACACTCGAAGTGCATTATCGACGGTATTTACTCCCAAGACTACTGACGTGCCGTTGACGCACGCCAGAGACTCGTTTCCTCCCCAAAGAATAGACATGAAGTGCAGGAAAATCCGGGAGTGATATCGTGGACATTGATGCAAATtctaaaattgaaaatcatgcagaaaagagacagccagcaaaaaaagaaaagcaggtGCAGCAACCCTACGACAAAGTTAGTGCAAACCATTTATTTCGGAGAATCATAGGTTGGATTCTCCTGGTTCGGATCCACCTGTCGATATGTTGGGTCATCATAGGCATCGACCCGATCAGTTGATGAAAACAGCGGATTCACTTTGGACGCACCAACGTCAGACAAAGAAGACTCACAGGCTTGAATGCTGACAGCTACAAGAAAAGCACTGTAACGCAGTCATACACGTATCATACTCGTATGAACCAAGAACTTTGTTCTCGTCCAGACTTTCCGCTTTGCCGCTGGCATCTTGCGAAGAAACAGGTTCGTCAACTCCATTGGGGGTTACAAGTACGGAATGCCAAAAGAGGTTACAGAAAATATCCTgaataagaaaaaaggcTTATTTATGCCTTACCTTTTATGATGTAAGTCCGCCTCTGGCATTCTGCTGCTTTCGGATAATGACACTGATCTTGATTCCTGAatagtcgacgtcgttgaaggACTGGCGGCGTTTTCAATGGCTCCATTTTCAAATGAAGAATGAGTGTCGTCGGCAGCATTTTGCAACAGAGGAGTTCTTTCAGGAGCGTCTCTGGGAAATGCATTTTGTCTCCTCCTAAATCTTGCTGCATATAAAATATCGCATACCTTTCCCTTTCGCTGTTCACTTCAACCGTATCTGCCGAACTGCGTTTACGACTGAGGGACGGATGCTGGTCATGTCCGGGGCGTCCTCTTCCTGTAACAATAAATGTGAACATGATGCAACAAGACAACACAGTGAGCACAATCACTTCGTAAACTTTGCATATTCCAAAAGCAACTGCACCAACAGAAAGCTGCCTCCCTAAACGTTTGCCTGACACTCCAACTCCAAAACATATAGAGAAAGGGAGTCAGACCGCTTACTAAAAAGGCAAAATCTAATGCAAGAATGAACAACGACTCGTGCTTGGCAAGACTATTATAATCGTCAAAAATGATTAACATTGCCTAAAATAAATGCATTTGTCAATAATTTAATTGCACATTCGTTGTAGACTTACTGCTAACGGAAGCCACGcaatacaaaaaaacgcaaaaatgcttagaaGCATTCTTGTAGCCATCATCTCCCTCAGAAACTGATGAAAACTGTTGATTTGTCTGCTGTTACCTCTTTCAAGTCGCACATCATCTTGTAATAGACTGTTTTGTGTCCTCTTTGCTTGCAGAAGACATCCCAATAGGAGGACGTCAGTCACAAATAGGAAACAAGCAAAACAGAGCAAAAACAATCTCCTCCTataatagaaaataaaacacTCATTAGATAACCAACTACACTGAAATATTTAATGATGAATTCGGGTATTTGCTTCTGAGTCATACCATCCAGTAACGATGAAGAAGCATCCAAGCTGTGAATCAGAATTGCCAATTGAATATGACAAAGACATGAATAAGGCccagaaaaataaaaatataacAATCATCCTACACATCCAGCACCTGCGAGAGGTTGGTACGCGTTCCGGGTCGCTTCTCAACACATACAATAAGTAGGCTAGTAGTATTGTGTGACGAAAAGGATTCCCTAAACAAATAGTTCCGGTCAAAACAGCAATAGCCTCGTTAGACAGACGTATATCTGTCGCATCGTTTCCGAAACTACTCTCTTTGAACGAAGCTCCAAGAAGGACATAATCGAGATAttcaaaaaggaagaaaagcaaATAGGGACTTCCCCTTATATGATCTTTGTATGCCGGAAAAAGGAAGCAGTAGAAGAGGGTAAGTAAGATCAAAATTCCCATCGTGACACCAATCAGCGACATTCGAAGTGCATTATCCACGCTTGTGGTGGTATTTGTTCCGTTGACTACTGACGTGCCGTTGACGCACGCCAGAGACTCGTTCCCTCCCCAAAGAAAAGACATGAAGTGCAGTGAATACAAATCCGGGTGTAAGATATCCCGGACATTgataaaaattgaaaatcatgcagaaaagagacagcctgcaaaaagagaaaagcagATGCAGCAATCCTATAACAAGTCAGCGCAAACAATTCATTTCGGAGAATCATAGGTTGGATTCTCCTGATTCGGATCCACCTGTTGATATGTCGGGTCGTCATAGGCAACGTCATCGACCTGATCAGTCGATGAAAACAGCGGATTTCCTTTGGACACACCAACGTCAGACAAAGAAGACTCACAGGCTTGAATGCTGACAGCTACAAGAAAAGCACTGTAACACAGTCATACACGTATCATACATGTATTCTTATGAACCAAGAACTTTGTTCTCGTCCAGACTTTCCGCTTTGCCGCTGGCATCTTGCGAAGAAACAGGTTCGTCAACTCCATTAGGGGTTACAAGTGCAGAATGCCAAAAGAGGTTACAGCAAACGGATAACGTCATACTCGATTGAGTATCTGAGCTCGCCGTGCGACAGCGGTTGCTGTCTTCGCTGAGATAGAAAATAACTTAGATAAGACAAAGAGCTTATGCCTTAGTTACCTCGTATGATGTAAGTCCGCCTCTAGCCTTCTGCTGCTTTCAGTTGATGAGACTGACCTTGATTCCCGACTAGTCGTCGTTGAAGGGCTGGCGGCGTTTTCAACGGCTCTATTTTCAAATGAAGAATGAGTTTCGTCGGCAGCATTTTGCAACAGAGGAGTTCTTTCAGTAGCGTCTCTGGGAAATGCATTTTGTCTTGACAAATACGGCGTTAGAATGTTGCTGCATATATGATATCGCATACCTTTCCCTTTCGCTGTTCACTTCAACCGGCTCTACCGAGCTGCTGAGGGACGGCTGCTGGTCATTTCCTGTAACAATAAATGTGAAGATGACGCATCAAGTCGGTACAATGAGTACAATCACTTTGTAAATTTCGAATATTCCGAAAGCAATTGCGATAAAACAAAACCGCCTCCTTAAACGTTTGCCTGCAACTCCAACTCCAAAACATATAGAGAAGGGGAGTCAGACCGCTTAATAACGCAAAATCTAATGCAAGAATGAACAACGACTCGTGCTCGGCAAGACTACTATAATCGTCAAAAATAATTATCATTGCCTAAAATACATAAATTCGtcaataatttaattaaatattcgTTGTAGACTTACTGCTAACGGAAGCCACGTAATATAAAAAAGTACAAAAATGCTTAGGAGCATTCTTGTAGCCATCATCTCCCTCAGAGACTGATGAAAAATGTCGATTTGTCTGTTGTTACCTCTTTCAAGCCGCACATCATCTTGTGTTGCAGGCAATTGACTGTTTTGTGTCCTCTTTGCTTGCAGAAGACATCCCAATAGGAGGACGTCAGTCACAAATAGGAAACAAGCAAAACAGAGCAAAAACAATTTCCTCCTataatagaaaataaaacacTCATTAGATAACAAACTACTGTAATATTTAATGATGAATCCGTGTATCTGCTACTGAATCATACCATCCAGTAATGATGAAGAAGCATCCAAGTTGTGAATTAGAATCGCCAATTGAATATGACAAAGACACGAATATGAccaagaaaaatgaaaatataACGATCATCCCCCATATCCACCCCCTGCGAGAGGTTGGTGTGCGTTCCGGTTCGCTTTTCAACTCATACAATAAATAGACTAGTAGTACTGTGTGACGAAAAGGATTCCCTAAACAAATAGTTCCAGTCATAAAAGCAATAGCCTTGTTAGACAGAAGCATATCTGTCGCATCGTTTCCGAAACTAGTCAGTTTGCCCAAAGAAGTTCCAAAAATAACATAATCAAGATATTCGTaaaggaagaaaagcaaATAGGGACTTCCTTTTATATGACCTTTGTATGCCGGAATCAATTTAATTGATGGCAGAGCTCCCCGTATTAGGGTTTGCCTGCTCCATACGGTACGGATGCTTTCATCGCTCCTCGCCTAGCTCTTCCAGTACTCTAATGTCTACTAGAGCGATTAAACTCAAGAAATGGAGCGAGGGATTAGTGtacgaagcgtcgaaggtACAACAATCTCAACGGATTCATTTAGAACAAATCCCGTATGTCGTCGGAAGGGGATGGCGTTTGTCGATGTTTGCGGAGAACGCGGATCGCTTTCACCGTTCGTCCACTAGCGATTCCGGTGCACTGATGTCTTTTTGCCATTTCCGCGCTGTTTCCTATCCCTCAACGCCTT from Oscarella lobularis chromosome 1, ooOscLobu1.1, whole genome shotgun sequence includes these protein-coding regions:
- the LOC136188356 gene encoding uncharacterized protein isoform X3; translated protein: MSVMKVFVSYCHDPLPIDAVVDRSDRDRRRTLHCAHAVNLSNYLRHRGIDCRIDQYYEDDPPNSWPQWMERQIVECDYVLMVCTPSYFHYVTQEADEGSQKGLGSRFEGRIIYGCLTKEPTAGKFIPIFFGPRQPEYIPRVIAQSASYQILFPLDMNSTEQRDLWRLYAKLTRQTQLTVTPEPTQRRDSEGKMLEEGAVKVARVRVNVIGQDGVGKTCLVRLLLGEKFEEQASTCGIDFSKASVTMVKSHSSVAEGDAFQWRLLSHKEHKEMLNQMYGSAERKLEKQTEEHKNTSELFPNSSDSSEDDKVDKPLADNPSKLAQEHRNQIQEIVDDPTRIGNQSRVSLMTISDFGGQEPFLTAHAALMPSGALSMYVLVFNGAELLSDKAKSVYRQNAEDGHIISLDQTLCRMKTNKDFLKHWSSSVHVAHSPQLTSSFLGEAEDVNFPPIFLVATHRRKAEATRGTAVDVIQKNNDSVDAIFSGENVQGHFIYPSQSDNNFFLVENETSGTADEDPTAREIRGEVNKMSNSFWKKEKEQPARWLKFEDVLGELKSITKRSVSEIEEIREVAKICCIPSDGEESELKEALVHLTNVGAAFYFPEVSFLEKFVFHDTQWLVHVLASFFGSAHSKPKQAKARTDWQKAKQSGHLSSYLVNYLLKQAEVEERDYESAKGILRHFDVLVEKEDGHFAPCFLQNNFDGETQYDKSFSSGQDAFPLPLVISARDVLCFPEPLFFRLAARIISSGEYFKKAPTNMSRNRLVFPLRPVGGVNAEFLYLGIQNCICLTVFSETERGRPTEAQLVSLRQRCSELRQWIIASVDDAKKRGMPGLQTEFYCQVRERKEGDKLQNTLAEIEGFSADEDSWHLVDETKHVVDEELRRMKVWFGAGADTAERSCDHERERTTAANSESSSHQEFNFGSVAASGPGAVAEDHSFKNISLTTNVFNFVDEKRSDEYMAEVFHGAKRTRRNEGIHESLQKRPPYTTDKRNESELVNVNRKPTTEELQGVADRIVKDWKHVARKLDIDENEIKRIDVNEREAREKPYQMLLYWMESKSESATVDRLCQALRKERKNKTSGKETSERTDSKLNVEMMREK
- the LOC136188356 gene encoding uncharacterized protein isoform X1 is translated as MSVMKVFVSYCHDPLPIDAVVDRSDRDRRRTLHCAHAVNLSNYLRHRGIDCRIDQYYEDDPPNSWPQWMERQIVECDYVLMVCTPSYFHYVTQEADEGSQKGLGSRFEGRIIYGCLTKEPTAGKFIPIFFGPRQPEYIPRVIAQSASYQILFPLDMNSTEQRDLWRLYAKLTRQTQLTVTPEPTQRRDSEGKMLEEGAVKVARVRVNVIGQDGVGKTCLVRLLLGEKFEEQASTCGIDFSKASVTMVKSHSSVAEGDAFQWRLLSHKEHKEMLNQMYGSAERKLEKQTEEHKNTSELFPNSSDSSEDDKVDKPLADNPSKLAQEHRNQIQEIVDDPTRIGNQSRVSLMTISDFGGQEPFLTAHAALMPSGALSMYVLVFNGAELLSDKAKSVYRQNAEDGHIISLDQTLCRMKTNKDFLKHWSSSVHVAHSPQLTSSFLGEAEDVNFPPIFLVATHRRKAEATRGTAVDVIQKNNDSVDAIFSGENVQGHFIYPSQSDNNFFLVENETSGTADEDPTAREIRGEVNKMSNSFWKKEKEQPARWLKFEDVLGELKSITKRSVSEIEEIREVAKICCIPSDGEESELKEALVHLTNVGAAFYFPEVSFLEKFVFHDTQWLVHVLASFFGSAHSKPKQAKARTDWQKAKQSGHLSSYLVNYLLKQAEVEERDYESAKGILRHFDVLVEKEDGHFAPCFLQNNFDGETQYDKSFSSGQDAFPLPLVISARDVLCFPEPLFFRLAARIISSGEYFKKAPTNMSRNRLVFPLRPVGGVNAEFLYLGIQNCICLTVFSETERGRPTEAQLVSLRQRCSELRQWIIASVDDAKKRGMPGLQTEFYCQVRERKEGDKLQNTLAEIEGFSADEDSWHLVDETKHVVDEELRRMKVWFGAGADTAERSCDHERERTTAANSESSSHQEFNFGSVAASGPGAVAEDHSFKNISLTTNVFKLVTTDKQVSSLSRLVLILFFSFVDEKRSDEYMAEVFHGAKRTRRNEGIHESLQKRPPYTTDKRNESELVNVNRKPTTEELQGVADRIVKDWKHVARKLDIDENEIKRIDVNEREAREKPYQMLLYWMESKSESATVDRLCQALRKERKNKTSGKETSERTDSKLNVEMMREK